One Nitrosopumilus piranensis genomic region harbors:
- the ftsY gene encoding signal recognition particle-docking protein FtsY, protein MFDKLRSAFSNAAKSLGEKELNEKDIEDILFELEIALLESDVATEVIDSIKDDLKEKLIGSKVDKKEIEKFVKDSLISSISTHFDNAGEIDLFQRINEKKQQEQPYLILFVGINGTGKTTSLAKVAHMLQQAKYSVVVAAADTFRAGAIEQLREHTNRLNLKLVAQNYNSDPAAVARDAVLYAKSHKTDVVLIDTAGRMQTSENLMQQIEKITKVVNPDLKIFVGDSLAGNDTVNQAREFHEHVKFDGSILTKSDADARGGAALSIVKVTSTPVMFVGVGQEYPDLKPFDKKTFLETVFGTLEGVDIKKEPTPEPTPEPTPEPTPEPTPEPTPEPTPEPTPEPTPEPTPEPTPEPTPEPTPEPTPEPTPEPTPEPTSDDPFEGITDDEITTYSDLFDVPPPENDDKAINLGNKIRQWIKDGKPNPGESKDDDEDEEIHKHDKEEPKKKKSRFGFFKR, encoded by the coding sequence ATGTTTGATAAACTTCGTAGTGCGTTTTCTAATGCAGCGAAAAGTTTAGGCGAAAAAGAACTCAATGAAAAAGACATTGAAGACATTCTCTTTGAATTAGAAATTGCTCTCTTAGAGTCTGATGTTGCAACAGAAGTAATTGATTCCATTAAAGATGATCTAAAAGAAAAACTGATTGGCTCTAAAGTTGACAAAAAAGAAATTGAAAAGTTTGTTAAAGACAGTTTGATTTCAAGTATTTCTACACACTTTGATAATGCCGGAGAGATTGATCTCTTCCAAAGAATTAATGAAAAAAAACAACAAGAGCAACCTTACTTGATTTTATTTGTTGGAATTAACGGTACTGGAAAAACAACATCGCTCGCCAAAGTTGCACATATGTTACAACAAGCAAAATATTCTGTTGTTGTTGCAGCAGCCGATACTTTTAGAGCTGGTGCCATTGAGCAACTACGAGAACACACCAATCGTCTTAACCTAAAACTTGTTGCACAAAATTACAACTCTGATCCTGCTGCTGTTGCACGTGATGCTGTGTTGTATGCAAAATCTCACAAAACAGATGTTGTCCTAATTGATACTGCTGGACGAATGCAAACAAGTGAAAACTTGATGCAGCAGATTGAAAAAATCACCAAAGTTGTAAATCCTGATTTGAAAATTTTTGTAGGTGACTCTTTAGCTGGAAATGATACTGTTAACCAAGCACGTGAATTCCATGAGCATGTGAAATTTGATGGTTCTATTTTGACAAAAAGTGACGCTGATGCAAGAGGTGGTGCTGCATTATCTATTGTAAAAGTAACATCGACTCCTGTGATGTTTGTTGGAGTTGGACAAGAATATCCTGATCTAAAGCCTTTTGATAAGAAGACTTTCCTTGAAACAGTTTTTGGAACTCTTGAAGGAGTTGATATTAAGAAAGAACCAACACCAGAACCAACACCAGAACCAACACCAGAACCAACACCAGAACCAACACCAGAACCAACACCAGAACCAACACCAGAACCAACACCAGAACCAACACCAGAACCAACACCAGAACCAACACCAGAACCAACACCAGAACCAACACCAGAACCAACACCAGAACCAACACCAGAACCAACACCAGAACCAACTTCTGATGATCCGTTTGAAGGAATTACTGATGATGAGATTACAACTTATTCAGATTTGTTTGATGTTCCTCCCCCAGAAAATGATGATAAAGCTATCAATCTAGGTAACAAGATTCGTCAATGGATTAAAGATGGAAAACCAAATCCTGGAGAATCTAAAGATGATGATGAAGATGAAGAAATTCACAAACATGATAAAGAAGAACCAAAAAAGAAAAAGAGTAGGTTCGGGTTCTTTAAGAGATGA
- the pfdA gene encoding prefoldin subunit alpha, whose amino-acid sequence MSQEQAEQLMQQMQMLETYFADLSQREGTFMSVFREATAAIESIKSLSQNPESDTLVPIGLGTFIPTKISSNSKIILNIGAGVAVEKDFASAINYLEERIKEIEIAIQDTAAKKQDAAQRLEQGKAQVNQMMQAMQQSGQQQGQPPQSG is encoded by the coding sequence ATGAGTCAAGAACAAGCAGAGCAATTGATGCAACAAATGCAAATGCTTGAAACCTATTTTGCAGATTTATCTCAAAGAGAGGGAACATTCATGAGCGTATTTAGAGAGGCAACTGCAGCTATTGAATCAATAAAGTCACTTAGTCAGAATCCTGAATCAGATACTCTTGTCCCAATTGGATTGGGAACTTTTATCCCAACAAAAATTTCATCCAACAGCAAAATAATTCTAAATATCGGTGCAGGTGTTGCAGTGGAAAAAGATTTTGCTTCTGCAATTAATTATCTTGAAGAGCGAATCAAAGAAATTGAAATTGCAATACAAGATACTGCTGCAAAAAAACAAGATGCTGCTCAAAGATTAGAACAAGGCAAAGCCCAAGTCAATCAAATGATGCAAGCCATGCAACAATCCGGTCAACAACAAGGTCAACCTCCACAATCGGGATAA
- a CDS encoding superoxide dismutase, whose amino-acid sequence MGKYELPEMPYAYDALEPHIDARTMEIHHTKHHQTYTDKLNAALETCPAEIQDKDILDILSDIKSVPEDKRGAINFNGGGYDNHRLFWNNMKPNGGGEPGGSIADAINDSFGSFADFKEKFSSTTAVIQGSGWGWLVYNPSSGKVEYKSMPNQTSPRTEGLVPLLGCDVWEHAYYLNYQNKRPAYIEAWWNVVNWDEVESRFSKAK is encoded by the coding sequence ATGGGAAAATACGAACTTCCTGAAATGCCATATGCTTATGATGCATTAGAACCTCACATTGACGCAAGAACGATGGAGATTCACCACACAAAGCATCATCAAACATACACTGACAAACTAAATGCAGCTCTTGAAACATGTCCAGCTGAAATTCAAGACAAAGATATCTTAGACATTTTGTCTGATATCAAGTCTGTTCCAGAGGACAAAAGAGGTGCAATTAATTTCAACGGTGGTGGTTATGACAACCATAGGCTATTTTGGAACAACATGAAACCAAATGGAGGCGGTGAACCTGGAGGATCAATTGCTGATGCAATCAATGATTCCTTTGGAAGCTTTGCTGACTTCAAAGAGAAATTTTCATCCACTACAGCAGTAATTCAAGGCAGTGGTTGGGGATGGTTAGTATACAATCCTTCCTCTGGAAAGGTTGAATACAAATCAATGCCAAACCAAACAAGTCCTAGAACTGAAGGACTAGTGCCATTGTTAGGCTGTGATGTTTGGGAACACGCATACTATCTCAACTACCAAAACAAAAGACCTGCTTACATTGAAGCATGGTGGAATGTAGTTAACTGGGATGAGGTAGAGAGCAGATTCTCTAAAGCAAAATAA
- a CDS encoding S8 family serine peptidase: protein MSQSLHFENEIQTYLERSVPFVGTDIPRIEGIDGTGIKIAIIDTGVDYNHPDLFGWGPDGKVIGGYNFIQEGKPPIDNNGHGTQVAGVIAADGQAVGVAPKAKILAYKVSEDGEGVSSDLIIRAIEKAIEDDADIINISLGVNKTNTKIERAVNLALEKEIFVVVAAGNDGPGIGTIGSPGRNFGSVTVGATYNNLTSSLVATLEVDEKPYTVIPMVGNQISEDTISGKLVFGGYGKAGELKDLDVKDSILIVERGSDVEGELLYFSIKETNAADAGAKALIVYNNVPGIFLGELIHDFIEPDYSPQIPVVSMDREEGLEIVKSINGNEAVLNLFFNPDYLAHFSSRGPVSPFYIKPEIVAPGAYINTTQSNAGYNFTSGTSYAAPHVSGAAALLLQKNPQLHHHEIKSLLLTTVEPVSDAHGNEFSIQESGAGRLNIAKAFEAKLIIEPPNFVAITSSDNNVAQKKFQLKSMDGTWDGFDVTFDGPEFIKFSGELVDGNVLSVRMSMLEDNFGEHEGKMMISHNEIQYVVPFLLHHTPGSVSAVQQNEKLFFEIYHPQEWSFAKISVTNSKDGTVDTTTATPDKTATIDVYENTKYWIDAKIRVSGNSSSAYNTIDVKSIQERERFDLVIPERQMAIIAGAVIIIGVVGILKRR from the coding sequence TTGTCCCAATCATTGCATTTTGAAAACGAGATTCAGACATATCTTGAAAGAAGTGTTCCGTTTGTCGGAACAGATATTCCTAGAATAGAAGGAATTGATGGCACTGGAATCAAGATAGCAATTATTGATACGGGTGTGGACTATAACCATCCAGACTTGTTTGGTTGGGGACCAGATGGAAAAGTAATTGGAGGATACAACTTCATTCAAGAAGGCAAACCACCAATAGATAACAACGGACATGGAACTCAGGTTGCAGGAGTCATTGCAGCTGATGGGCAAGCAGTAGGGGTAGCACCCAAGGCAAAGATTCTTGCCTACAAGGTCTCAGAAGACGGAGAAGGAGTATCATCGGATTTGATAATCAGGGCAATTGAAAAAGCAATTGAAGATGATGCAGACATTATCAATATCAGCTTGGGAGTAAACAAAACAAACACAAAGATTGAGAGAGCAGTAAACCTTGCATTAGAAAAAGAAATTTTTGTAGTAGTTGCTGCTGGAAATGATGGTCCAGGAATTGGAACAATTGGAAGTCCTGGAAGAAACTTTGGTTCAGTTACAGTTGGTGCAACATACAACAATCTTACATCAAGTCTAGTTGCAACACTAGAAGTTGATGAGAAACCATACACAGTAATTCCAATGGTAGGAAATCAAATCTCAGAAGATACAATTTCAGGAAAGCTTGTTTTTGGAGGATATGGAAAAGCAGGAGAGTTAAAAGATTTGGATGTAAAGGACTCCATACTAATTGTAGAGAGAGGAAGTGACGTAGAAGGAGAGTTGCTGTATTTTTCAATAAAGGAAACTAATGCAGCTGATGCTGGAGCAAAGGCATTAATTGTATACAACAATGTCCCAGGAATTTTCTTGGGAGAATTAATTCATGATTTTATTGAACCAGACTATTCACCGCAGATTCCAGTGGTATCAATGGATAGAGAAGAGGGATTGGAGATTGTCAAATCAATTAATGGAAATGAGGCAGTACTAAATCTGTTTTTTAATCCAGACTATCTTGCACACTTTAGCTCCCGTGGTCCAGTATCTCCATTTTACATAAAGCCTGAGATTGTTGCACCAGGAGCATACATCAATACCACACAAAGCAATGCAGGATACAACTTTACTAGTGGAACAAGTTATGCTGCTCCCCATGTAAGTGGGGCGGCAGCACTATTACTCCAGAAAAACCCCCAACTCCACCACCACGAGATAAAGTCACTATTACTTACTACAGTTGAGCCTGTATCTGATGCCCACGGTAATGAATTCTCCATTCAAGAATCAGGTGCAGGAAGGCTAAACATTGCAAAAGCATTTGAGGCAAAGCTAATCATAGAGCCCCCTAACTTTGTTGCAATCACATCATCAGACAACAATGTTGCTCAAAAGAAATTTCAACTAAAATCAATGGATGGTACATGGGATGGATTTGATGTTACATTTGATGGGCCTGAGTTCATAAAGTTTAGTGGAGAACTTGTAGATGGAAATGTTTTGAGTGTGAGAATGAGTATGTTAGAAGATAATTTTGGAGAGCATGAAGGAAAGATGATGATAAGCCACAATGAAATACAATATGTTGTTCCATTTTTGCTGCATCATACACCTGGTTCAGTTTCAGCAGTACAGCAAAATGAAAAACTGTTCTTTGAGATTTATCATCCTCAAGAATGGAGTTTTGCAAAAATTTCAGTTACAAACAGTAAGGATGGAACAGTTGATACAACAACTGCAACACCAGACAAAACTGCAACAATTGATGTCTATGAAAATACAAAGTATTGGATTGATGCAAAAATCAGAGTCAGTGGAAACTCGTCAAGTGCATACAACACTATTGATGTAAAATCAATTCAAGAAAGAGAGAGATTCGATCTTGTCATCCCAGAAAGACAGATGGCAATAATTGCAGGTGCAGTTATAATAATTGGAGTTGTCGGTATTCTAAAAAGAAGATAG
- the pckA gene encoding phosphoenolpyruvate carboxykinase (ATP), whose amino-acid sequence MNPSKVHRNLPTDEMVRIAVERKEGVVNSTGSLSVNTGKYTGRSPDDRFIVYDDKTHETIDWGKINHQFPSGKFEKLLEKMKNFVENKELFVFDGFVGADPETRLPIRVINDHVWQSMFSSNLFIRPTKEELENHEPEFTILCINDFKADPEIDGTRSDIFILIDLTRKIVLIGGTEYAGEMKKSMFGVMNYLLPEKGIFPMHCSANIGEKGDTALFFGLSGTGKTTLSADPHRKLIGDDEHGWSDNGTFNFEGGCYAKCINLSKEAEPEIWNAIKPGALLENVVLKDNVPDYDDNTLTENTRVGYPLDFIPGAVIPSVGGNPKVIIFLTADALGVLPPVSRLTKEAAMYHFMSGYTSKLAGTERGIKEPKSVFSQCFGAPFMPRPASVYAKLLGEKINKHNTVVYLINTGWSGGPYGVGKRVKIKYSRAMVTAALSGALDIVKYTHNDLFNLDIPTEVEGVPSEILDPRNTWIDKDSYDLSAKKLAQMFVENFKKFDGVSQEIIDAGPKLPQ is encoded by the coding sequence GATCGCTTTATCGTATATGATGACAAAACTCATGAAACAATTGATTGGGGAAAAATCAACCACCAATTCCCAAGTGGCAAGTTTGAGAAACTATTAGAAAAAATGAAAAACTTTGTTGAAAACAAGGAATTATTTGTATTTGATGGATTTGTAGGAGCAGATCCTGAGACACGTTTGCCAATCAGAGTAATCAATGATCATGTCTGGCAAAGTATGTTCTCAAGTAATTTGTTTATTAGACCAACAAAAGAAGAACTAGAAAATCACGAACCAGAATTTACAATTCTCTGCATTAATGACTTTAAGGCAGATCCTGAGATTGATGGAACAAGAAGTGATATCTTTATTCTCATTGATTTGACAAGAAAGATTGTCTTAATTGGTGGAACTGAATATGCTGGTGAAATGAAAAAGTCTATGTTTGGTGTAATGAACTATCTCTTACCTGAAAAAGGAATTTTTCCAATGCACTGCTCTGCAAACATTGGAGAAAAAGGAGATACTGCATTATTCTTTGGATTATCTGGTACTGGAAAGACTACCCTCTCAGCAGATCCACATAGAAAACTAATTGGAGATGATGAACATGGTTGGTCTGATAATGGAACTTTTAATTTTGAAGGTGGATGCTATGCAAAATGTATCAACCTTAGCAAAGAAGCAGAACCTGAAATATGGAATGCAATCAAGCCTGGTGCACTTTTAGAAAATGTTGTACTAAAAGACAATGTACCTGACTATGACGATAACACATTAACTGAAAACACTCGTGTTGGATATCCTTTGGATTTCATCCCAGGAGCTGTAATTCCAAGTGTAGGTGGAAATCCTAAAGTGATTATCTTTTTGACTGCAGACGCATTGGGTGTGTTGCCACCTGTTTCAAGACTTACCAAGGAAGCTGCAATGTACCACTTTATGTCAGGTTACACTAGCAAACTTGCTGGAACTGAAAGAGGAATCAAAGAACCAAAATCTGTATTCTCTCAGTGCTTTGGAGCACCATTCATGCCTAGACCCGCATCAGTTTACGCTAAACTACTAGGTGAAAAAATCAACAAACACAACACCGTAGTCTACCTCATCAATACTGGTTGGTCTGGTGGCCCATACGGAGTTGGAAAACGAGTCAAGATAAAGTATAGCCGTGCAATGGTTACTGCTGCATTATCAGGTGCACTTGATATTGTAAAGTATACTCACAATGACTTGTTTAATCTAGATATTCCAACAGAAGTAGAAGGAGTTCCATCTGAGATTTTAGATCCTAGAAACACTTGGATTGACAAAGACTCGTATGACTTGTCTGCAAAGAAGCTAGCTCAAATGTTTGTTGAGAACTTTAAGAAATTTGATGGTGTTTCACAAGAAATCATTGATGCTGGTCCAAAACTGCCACAATAG